In Rutidosis leptorrhynchoides isolate AG116_Rl617_1_P2 chromosome 6, CSIRO_AGI_Rlap_v1, whole genome shotgun sequence, the DNA window AGACTACTCCTCGTCCGTCCAATGCCAAGAAATCTGCCAGGCGCTCAAAACGTGAAGGGAAGCGCCCAGTGAGTGAGGCTACTGAGAAGCCAAAAAGGAGAAGTATGTTTCTCATCTGTATTTTTGTAAATAGTACTGTCAAGTTATGTTGCTACTATGTTGTATACTTATTCATTTCGTTGTTTCACATGAATGAttttacaagaagaaaatgttgaaacTACTGCtggtgatgatgatgaaggaaATAAGGCTGTTGATATTGAAtatgacgatgatgacgatgatgatgatgatgaaacaaaTGATGAAGAAACCCAGGatgatgatacttttgaaacaCCCCTTTTTACCAATCCATTGTTTTCGAAGGGTACTGGTACCACTCAATCTTCATCCTCTTCTCAACCACCATCTGTGGTGCCCCTGGCTGGTTTGAAAACCTTTCTTGAGGATCCTTTAAACAAATCTGATAAATTTTTTGATTTTATGAAGGTATACTTTAAATAAATCATTAATATTTACTTCCAAATTCTCAATTATTAACATTTTGTTTTTATGTTTTTTGTACAGAAAAACACAGTTGCTGAGTTATCTTCCTCCCTTTCTGCTATGACTCACAAGGAGAGTTGCCAGTCCACCGCTACAGCTTTGATGCTTCTGACAGAACATGTGGTTTATGGCCTAAAAATGAAAGACGCCTAGGAGGCTATTGTTGAGGATGCTGTTCGTAATGCTACTAGGCTAAAGAGGCTTGAAATTGACCTGCAAGATGCCAACTTGAAATTGAAAACTGCAGTGAAAGTGGCACAGAAAAAAGATGAGATGATGCAGGTTGTTGAAGCGAAATGTGTTTCAGagagggttgaaaaagaaaaacTGATTGATGAGAAAGAAATTCTGTTGAAAGAGAATGAAGAGCTGAAGAAAATGCTTGAGGTTGAGAAGCGTTTTGTTGAAGAAAAACTATTGCTGCTGCCCCTAAAATGAATTTTGTTGATTTGAAGGTTGGTATTCCTGCCTTTTTGCGGAGGGTTTTAAGTTCTGGGCTTGTTGGTCAAACTTTTCACAAGTATCTGGAAGCTGCCATTGAGAAGGACCTTTCGAATGTTACTGAAGAGATTTTAAATGCCCTGCCTGATAAACCAGATCCTTTACCTACCgttattttaaaacatatcaaGCCTGATGCTGAGGCTAAATTGCAGGCTGCAATAGGTGAAGTTTCTTCTTTGAAGATTGTTTCTGTGGCAGAAGTGTGTGAAAGGGAAGATTCCTCTGTGAAGGATATCTTAGAAGTACCCATTTGAAAATACATTGAAGTTTGTCTGTAATAACAATATATAACTTGtgtgttttccatatttatatacttTGGTATCATTTTGACATTGCCatgctttttatttttattttttatgattAACATATTTCTGTTGTTGCATATGTGTCGAACCATTGCTAGCTATAGAAAGCTTAAATACCATATGCCGTTTTATACAAAATGATTTTTGTCTTGAACTGATTTTTGATATGGCATATGTATTGAACTTTCATCCGTTATCCGCTGTCCGCCAAAAGTTATTGCATGATATATTTATGAAGCTGAGACTTGTTGCTATTTAGATGATATGATGTATATAATTTATCGAAATTATATGTGTGTTTCTCATCAACTTATCAGCAAAACATGTGTGCCTTTGTTATTTTCATATATAGAATATATCAAATCGCTATCCGCCCTCCGTTCTGCGTAAGGGTGTTTATTTTGTAAAGAAGTGTTAAAAATTTGTAATTAATTTCTGAAACAAATTGTGAATCAATCATAATGTTTTTATGTTGATGATGCATCATAAAAATGATAAATCTGTTTAAGTTATTCTGTTTAAAGAATGGTGTTCCGTTTAGCGTGTCGCGCTTAGGCTTTTTGCGGCTTACAAAATACACTTGTATTTTATGTTAATTTTTTCTGCTTTCAgtatataaatggatttatgcattTGTGATAAATCATTTTGTATGTCATGACATTTTAAGATATATCTTTATTTTTGCCTCGatgccctctagcgaagtaaaaatttacgctagccgatccctcgtgtctataatgttgacacaagagcctctaccatcgggggcataaaaatgccttgccttatgtgggtaggtatgAAAGCTATGTTCTACATTCGTAACGCGTAACATTTTGCGTGAGAAAAGATAACATTTTATTGATATTCCTTTGCCGCACATACAATATTTTGTGCAACATCTTCGTATGGACAGGGTGATCAATCCCATCCAAAAATTACAAAAATTGTATTGTGCTTTGTCTGAACTGATGAAAATTAAAAAATATGCTAAATAAACCGTTCTACGCGATTCATGCTAACATAATGTTCTCCGTACAGCGTGTTGCGTCCTGCCTCTAAGGCTCCCACATTTTGGGTGGTTTGAAATACCCATTCACGTCATTTCTGTTAAACAACTGCCTTGACGGTCCTCCCCTAACAAAATTCCCATGAGCTTCATAAATAACTGATCTCTCCCTTGCCGGTCCAACGTATTCAGAGTGTATCACATCCACTCCATTTGGTGTTGAAAATCGCAATTCTGCATGTGGTGTCGAAATAATTGCTCCAAATTTACGAAGAGTTCGCCTACCAAACAGAACGTTGAACCTTGATATGCCATCAAGAACTGTGAAGTCCACAATTTCCGTTCGGATTAAAGGGTGTGCTCCCAACGTTACATCCAGTTTCACCTTACCAGTTGCCCTTATTGATTCTCCCATGATGCCAGTAATCTTCAAGTTTTTGTAGCGA includes these proteins:
- the LOC139854604 gene encoding uncharacterized protein, which translates into the protein MYAPITFHTIPNWRLSEESVVISGVIANKSITRIYTDTGSEADLLYLYCFKDYPFSVKDRLRYKNLKITGIMGESIRATGKVKLDVTLGAHPLIRTEIVDFTVLDGISRFNVLFGRRTLRKFGAIISTPHAELRFSTPNGVDVIHSEYVGPARERSVIYEAHGNFVRGGPSRQLFNRNDVNGYFKPPKMWEP